Proteins encoded by one window of Chondromyces crocatus:
- a CDS encoding aspartate-semialdehyde dehydrogenase, which produces MMSCVVAVVGATGVVGREMLRTLEARRFPASRVLALASPRSAGRRLPFAGGEIEVQTASPEAFAGVSYALFSAGATTARELGPAAAAHGAVVIDNSSAWRMDPDVPLVVPEVNMHAAAKRPRGIIANPNCSTIQMLVALKPLHDAARIRHIVVSTYQAASGKGHAAMEELLAQNHALANGSPPPAAILPGQLALNVLMDWKASPGSDYSEEELKMVNETRKILSDDGIAVSPTTVRVPVVTGHSEAIHVQFHRPMDAVEARRLLASAPGVKLFDEPYAPGRHPQPIHAVGSDDVFVGRVRDDLGVPGAINLFVVADNLRKGAALNAVQIAEGLMG; this is translated from the coding sequence ATGATGTCCTGCGTCGTAGCAGTTGTGGGGGCGACCGGCGTGGTCGGTCGGGAGATGTTGCGAACCCTGGAGGCGCGGAGGTTCCCGGCGAGCCGGGTGCTGGCGCTCGCTTCACCGCGATCGGCAGGCCGGCGCCTGCCCTTTGCCGGTGGAGAGATCGAGGTGCAGACGGCGTCGCCCGAGGCCTTCGCCGGCGTGAGCTATGCGCTGTTCAGCGCGGGCGCGACCACGGCGCGTGAGCTCGGGCCTGCCGCGGCAGCGCATGGCGCGGTGGTGATCGACAACTCCAGCGCATGGCGGATGGATCCCGACGTGCCGCTGGTGGTCCCCGAGGTGAACATGCACGCGGCGGCGAAGCGCCCGCGAGGGATCATCGCCAACCCGAACTGCAGCACCATCCAGATGCTGGTGGCGCTGAAGCCGCTGCACGATGCCGCACGCATCCGGCACATCGTGGTGTCGACCTACCAGGCGGCGAGCGGGAAGGGGCACGCAGCGATGGAAGAGCTGCTCGCCCAGAACCACGCCCTGGCGAACGGCAGCCCGCCCCCCGCCGCGATCCTTCCGGGCCAGCTCGCGCTCAACGTGCTCATGGACTGGAAGGCGAGCCCTGGCTCCGATTACTCGGAGGAGGAGCTGAAGATGGTGAACGAGACGCGCAAGATCCTCAGTGACGACGGCATCGCCGTGTCGCCGACGACGGTGCGCGTGCCGGTGGTGACGGGCCACAGCGAGGCGATCCACGTGCAGTTCCACCGGCCGATGGACGCGGTCGAGGCGCGGCGGTTGCTCGCATCCGCCCCCGGGGTGAAGCTGTTCGACGAGCCGTACGCGCCTGGGCGCCACCCGCAGCCGATCCACGCGGTGGGCAGCGATGACGTGTTCGTGGGCCGTGTGCGCGACGACCTCGGCGTCCCTGGCGCGATCAACCTGTTCGTCGTCGCCGACAACCTGCGCAAAGGCGCCGCGTTGAACGCGGTACAGATCGCCGAAGGCCTCATGGGCTGA
- a CDS encoding M20/M25/M40 family metallo-hydrolase, translating into MRRPILPRATAALVIALSVVCGVLLALWSFRLPEPQRDDAPAEHFSALRARRHVERLAGSPRPVGSAGHADGRAFLMAALAELGAETDAAPATAMSTWYGLPFDTARVRNVVGRLRGQASTGAVLLVAHYDSVPGSPGASDDASGVAAILEMLRAARASGPLRNDVIVLFSDGEEGGMLGAHAFVASHPWSREVRVFVNLDARGVRGVPVVIGLSSPDAWLAEQLAAAGVTSAASSVYTETTRRLHAGTDFGVLSRHGLAGVNVAFADGVALYHQGTDTTEALDLGTLQAEGDLGLALLRQLGQADLNAPRSESRVAFFSVGKLGLVRYPVAVAVALGCGALALALGALWSCRRRTPLGQLVLTGAAPRALAALAPAAIWFAWSPLARFHPVYRAQAAGDPAEVGLLRVGVILLGVSIAVMARGLIRTRRTPFAGMVSGLVVWSVLAIGLLVAMPAASHVATLPLGLGAAWVLVAQRSAPTSRAAVAVGALSTVVTTFFAAQMVYLALLAGQMPRAGWAATVLVLFTMLIPMVSLRAGEALWMRRGAVGGALIALGCFVVAALGARFDAEHPRPTCLTYALDGSTGDARWISDERVPSAWSAAFLPADAERAPLPAFFDDATRPLRQAPAPAHALQAPQLVVEQDERAGDRRVLHLRLRSARRAPWAFVFVEGGATILAASVEGKAIDPDVVTEPLAQGQRWGFRHVGLEEDGLAFTLEVAAESAPLRLRVVDQRFELPPEVPVRPADMAACRSWITDSTLVSEVFAF; encoded by the coding sequence ATGCGCCGACCGATCCTGCCACGTGCGACTGCAGCGCTCGTCATCGCTCTCTCCGTGGTCTGCGGTGTGCTCCTCGCGCTCTGGTCCTTCCGGCTCCCCGAGCCCCAGCGCGACGACGCGCCGGCGGAACACTTCTCGGCGCTGCGAGCACGACGCCACGTGGAGCGCCTGGCCGGCTCACCGCGCCCCGTGGGTAGCGCCGGCCACGCCGACGGAAGGGCCTTCCTCATGGCAGCGCTGGCCGAGCTGGGCGCAGAAACGGACGCTGCGCCCGCCACGGCGATGAGCACCTGGTACGGGCTCCCCTTCGACACGGCGCGGGTCCGGAACGTGGTCGGCCGGCTGCGTGGCCAGGCCTCGACGGGCGCGGTGCTGCTCGTCGCCCATTACGACTCCGTGCCCGGCTCCCCCGGAGCGAGCGACGACGCGAGCGGTGTGGCGGCCATCCTGGAGATGCTCCGGGCGGCCCGCGCGTCCGGGCCGCTGCGCAACGACGTCATCGTCCTGTTCTCGGACGGCGAAGAGGGCGGAATGCTGGGCGCCCATGCCTTCGTGGCGTCACACCCGTGGTCACGCGAGGTGCGGGTGTTCGTCAACCTGGACGCGCGTGGCGTCCGAGGGGTGCCCGTGGTGATCGGTCTCTCCTCGCCGGACGCGTGGCTCGCGGAGCAGCTCGCGGCGGCAGGCGTGACCTCCGCCGCATCGTCGGTGTACACGGAGACCACCCGGCGGTTGCACGCGGGGACCGACTTCGGCGTGCTCTCGCGCCACGGTCTGGCCGGCGTGAACGTCGCGTTCGCCGACGGGGTGGCGCTCTATCACCAGGGCACGGACACCACGGAAGCGCTCGACCTCGGCACCCTCCAGGCCGAAGGCGACCTCGGTCTGGCGCTCCTTCGCCAGCTCGGGCAGGCCGACCTGAACGCGCCTCGCTCGGAGAGCCGGGTGGCGTTCTTCTCCGTCGGGAAGCTCGGCCTCGTCCGCTACCCCGTCGCCGTGGCCGTCGCCCTGGGGTGTGGAGCGCTCGCGCTCGCGCTGGGCGCCCTCTGGTCCTGCCGTCGTCGTACCCCCCTCGGGCAGCTGGTCCTCACCGGCGCCGCGCCCCGCGCGCTCGCCGCGCTCGCCCCGGCAGCGATCTGGTTTGCGTGGTCGCCCCTCGCGCGCTTCCACCCCGTCTACCGTGCTCAGGCCGCCGGTGACCCCGCCGAGGTCGGCCTGCTACGGGTCGGGGTCATCCTTCTGGGCGTGTCGATCGCGGTGATGGCGCGTGGGCTGATCCGCACCCGGCGGACGCCTTTTGCGGGCATGGTCTCCGGGCTGGTGGTGTGGAGCGTGCTCGCCATCGGGCTGCTGGTCGCGATGCCGGCAGCCAGCCACGTGGCCACCCTGCCTCTCGGTCTCGGGGCCGCGTGGGTTCTCGTCGCCCAGCGCTCGGCGCCGACCTCACGCGCGGCAGTCGCGGTGGGCGCGCTGAGCACCGTCGTGACGACGTTCTTCGCCGCCCAGATGGTCTACCTCGCGCTGCTCGCAGGGCAGATGCCGCGCGCGGGCTGGGCCGCCACCGTGCTCGTGCTCTTCACCATGCTGATCCCGATGGTCTCGCTCCGCGCAGGCGAGGCACTCTGGATGCGGCGAGGTGCCGTGGGGGGCGCCCTGATCGCGCTCGGGTGCTTCGTCGTGGCCGCGCTCGGAGCACGCTTCGATGCAGAGCACCCGCGCCCCACCTGCCTCACGTACGCGCTCGACGGGTCCACGGGTGACGCGCGATGGATCAGCGACGAGCGCGTCCCGAGCGCCTGGAGCGCGGCATTTCTGCCTGCGGACGCCGAGCGAGCCCCCCTGCCCGCCTTCTTCGACGACGCGACCCGCCCGCTCCGTCAGGCGCCCGCGCCGGCCCACGCGCTGCAAGCGCCGCAGCTCGTGGTCGAGCAAGACGAGCGCGCGGGCGATCGCCGCGTGCTCCACCTGCGGCTGCGCTCGGCGCGCCGCGCCCCGTGGGCCTTCGTGTTCGTCGAGGGAGGGGCGACCATCCTGGCGGCCTCGGTCGAGGGGAAAGCGATCGATCCGGACGTGGTGACCGAACCGCTGGCGCAGGGTCAGCGCTGGGGTTTCCGCCATGTGGGGCTGGAGGAGGACGGGCTGGCCTTCACGCTGGAAGTCGCGGCCGAGAGCGCCCCCTTGCGGCTCCGCGTCGTGGATCAGCGCTTCGAGCTACCCCCCGAGGTGCCGGTGCGCCCGGCGGACATGGCGGCCTGCCGCTCGTGGATCACGGACAGCACCCTGGTGAGCGAGGTGTTCGCGTTCTGA
- a CDS encoding thioester reductase domain-containing protein has translation MRLGSGLGCVESLEDRDAGLEEERATATLGALFEAQAARTPDAVAVELEGQTITYRELRHRATCLADELRRLEVGPGVPVALLADRSIAEIIGIVGILVAGGVHVPLDPSEPEERLRHMVDQVEAKVLLSTSGHPMPSYFEGYHGVVDPGYLAEFSRHGIPPDDDPTTAASVFVPGHIDNPACVMFSPGAAGSPRGVAVSHRAILRLVSEARASGLGRHDRVMLASPPHHDAFLLERWGALLQGARLVVMPQETLLSATAFRDAVRAAAISVMFLSTARFHALSAQAPEAFDEVTLLVINGAPLAPPAAQAVLRRGAPKRLLNGYGPAATMLSTACSLLGSPSGPRDLPRVEPLFDRRAYVLDEDLQVAPAGIPGELYLTGDGPGLASVREPSLTARCFSPDPFSTRPGGRMYRTGDHARSLPDGTIELLGRSSSSSEPPGQERAPGRGTRGGDIDALSSSAPSHHRWKPRGIEGESELPRTRTEQRLARLWRELLGVEPVFRQDAFFTLGGDATMAARLWLRIRKEFGTTLPCESIYTSPTLEHLARRVDDEQRSPRKVPSMTGGLLTHHARLDPHIRPVPGVRPPAAMAKCIFLTGATGYLGAFLLRDLVKNTDAEIHCLIRATDAAHGLHLIEEALDEHDLWSPSYRSRIVPVPGSLSGFRLGLDAEQLDELSWKIDAIYHCGAEGDHLEPYFLQRARIVGGTQELLRLSCTSKLKPFHHVSTHSVFGPVGYFKGLSLLREGDDLDLGAPILSVGTGSQQSQWVAEKLIVAARQRGLPVSVYRPGSILGDASRGVAHPNAFVFRLLGGCIEAGCVPDLPRMRQLFVSVDQVSAAITAISRDPSGWGGVYHLVPPARKSVDLLQFFELAAEMGHPLERLPYAEWLERVTRLIEPLPAHPLLPFLPMLIEQVHDGRSRLQLWEGTPAHDDTNTRTALASSGLPCPPLELADVRTYLAQLVRSGSLPPAQPRRVLGGRSETSTSEDTAPPGRGRVATLTPA, from the coding sequence ATGCGGTTGGGCTCGGGGTTGGGGTGCGTCGAGTCTCTGGAGGACCGAGACGCAGGGCTGGAGGAGGAGCGCGCCACGGCGACGCTCGGCGCGCTCTTCGAGGCGCAGGCCGCGCGCACGCCAGACGCCGTGGCCGTCGAGCTCGAAGGGCAGACGATCACCTACCGCGAGCTGAGGCACCGCGCGACCTGTCTCGCCGACGAGCTGCGCCGTCTCGAGGTGGGCCCCGGCGTGCCGGTCGCGCTGCTCGCGGACCGCTCGATCGCCGAGATCATCGGCATCGTGGGGATCCTCGTCGCCGGTGGGGTCCACGTACCGCTCGATCCCTCGGAGCCCGAGGAGCGGCTCCGCCACATGGTCGATCAGGTGGAGGCGAAGGTGCTGCTCTCGACCAGCGGTCATCCGATGCCCTCGTATTTCGAGGGGTACCATGGCGTCGTCGACCCGGGGTACCTGGCCGAGTTCAGCCGGCATGGCATCCCTCCCGACGACGATCCGACGACCGCGGCGAGCGTCTTCGTTCCAGGTCACATCGACAACCCTGCCTGCGTGATGTTCTCCCCGGGCGCGGCAGGCAGCCCGCGGGGGGTCGCGGTGTCTCATCGCGCCATCCTTCGGCTCGTGAGCGAAGCGCGCGCGTCCGGGCTGGGACGCCACGATCGGGTGATGCTCGCGTCGCCCCCTCATCACGATGCCTTCCTCCTCGAGCGCTGGGGAGCGCTCCTTCAGGGCGCGCGGCTCGTGGTCATGCCTCAGGAGACGCTCCTGTCCGCGACGGCGTTCCGCGACGCCGTGCGAGCGGCAGCGATCTCGGTGATGTTCCTGTCGACGGCGCGCTTCCACGCCCTCTCCGCGCAGGCCCCCGAGGCGTTCGACGAGGTCACCCTCCTGGTCATCAACGGCGCGCCGCTCGCACCGCCCGCGGCTCAGGCCGTGCTGCGACGTGGTGCGCCGAAGCGGCTCCTGAATGGCTACGGACCCGCTGCCACGATGCTCTCGACGGCGTGCAGCCTCCTCGGCTCCCCCAGCGGTCCACGAGACCTCCCCCGCGTCGAGCCCCTGTTCGATCGGCGCGCCTATGTGCTCGACGAGGACCTCCAGGTCGCACCGGCTGGCATTCCAGGAGAGCTCTATCTGACGGGAGACGGTCCAGGCCTGGCTTCCGTACGCGAGCCGTCGCTCACGGCGAGGTGCTTTTCCCCCGATCCGTTCTCGACCAGGCCCGGAGGGCGCATGTACCGGACCGGGGACCACGCGCGGTCGTTACCCGATGGCACCATCGAGCTCCTCGGTCGCTCCTCCAGCTCGTCCGAACCACCGGGACAAGAGCGCGCGCCGGGTCGAGGGACACGAGGCGGTGATATCGACGCGTTATCGTCATCTGCCCCCTCCCACCATCGCTGGAAGCCTCGAGGCATCGAGGGAGAGAGCGAACTCCCCAGGACCCGCACCGAACAGCGCCTGGCCAGGTTGTGGCGAGAACTCTTGGGCGTCGAGCCCGTCTTTCGCCAGGACGCCTTCTTCACCCTGGGGGGCGACGCCACGATGGCTGCGCGTCTCTGGCTCCGTATCCGGAAGGAGTTCGGGACTACCCTCCCCTGCGAGTCGATCTACACGTCCCCGACGCTCGAACACCTCGCCAGGCGCGTGGACGACGAGCAGCGCAGCCCCCGGAAGGTCCCGTCGATGACGGGCGGGCTTCTCACCCACCATGCCCGGCTCGATCCGCACATCCGCCCGGTGCCGGGTGTCCGCCCCCCCGCCGCCATGGCCAAGTGCATCTTCCTGACGGGAGCGACGGGGTATCTCGGGGCCTTCTTGCTGCGGGATCTGGTGAAAAACACCGACGCGGAGATCCATTGCCTCATCCGCGCCACCGACGCCGCGCACGGGCTGCACCTCATCGAGGAGGCCCTCGACGAGCACGATCTCTGGTCCCCGAGCTACAGGAGCCGCATCGTGCCCGTTCCCGGCAGCCTGTCGGGGTTTCGGCTGGGTCTCGACGCGGAGCAGCTCGACGAGCTGTCCTGGAAGATCGACGCGATCTACCACTGCGGTGCCGAGGGGGATCATCTCGAGCCGTACTTCCTGCAACGTGCACGCATCGTCGGCGGAACGCAGGAGCTTCTGAGGCTCTCGTGCACCAGCAAGCTCAAGCCATTTCATCACGTCTCCACGCACAGCGTCTTCGGTCCGGTCGGCTACTTCAAGGGGCTCTCCCTTCTCCGCGAGGGCGATGACCTCGACCTGGGCGCGCCGATTCTGAGCGTTGGGACGGGCTCCCAGCAGAGCCAGTGGGTCGCGGAGAAGCTGATCGTCGCCGCACGCCAGCGCGGCTTGCCGGTCAGCGTCTATCGTCCCGGATCGATCCTGGGCGACGCTTCCAGGGGCGTCGCCCATCCGAACGCCTTCGTCTTTCGTCTGCTCGGGGGCTGCATCGAGGCGGGGTGCGTCCCGGATCTGCCACGGATGCGACAGCTCTTCGTCTCCGTGGACCAGGTCAGCGCAGCGATCACGGCGATCTCACGCGACCCTTCCGGGTGGGGAGGCGTCTACCATCTGGTCCCGCCAGCGCGAAAGAGCGTCGATCTTCTCCAGTTCTTCGAGCTGGCCGCCGAGATGGGCCATCCGCTCGAGCGGCTCCCGTATGCGGAATGGCTCGAGCGGGTCACACGCCTCATCGAGCCCCTCCCCGCTCATCCCTTGCTCCCTTTCCTGCCCATGCTCATCGAGCAGGTCCACGACGGCCGCTCCCGGTTGCAGCTCTGGGAGGGGACGCCCGCCCATGACGATACGAACACCCGGACGGCGCTCGCCTCGAGCGGGCTCCCGTGCCCACCGCTGGAGCTGGCCGACGTGCGCACCTACCTGGCCCAGCTGGTCCGAAGTGGCTCCCTTCCTCCGGCGCAGCCAAGGCGCGTCCTCGGAGGCCGCTCAGAGACCAGCACGTCGGAGGACACCGCGCCCCCCGGACGAGGCCGGGTGGCGACCCTCACGCCCGCCTGA
- a CDS encoding amino acid adenylation domain-containing protein, translating to MRNNPATAHIDERDWIRAELELVRSTPEQDLAPHDAKSIEGLDARLCRLAAWNDTHTDYPKDANVCTLFEAIVSASPESPAVRCEGKTLSYAELNRRANRLARNLKGLGVGPGVHVALFVERSINLLVGLLGTLKAGGVHVPIDPGYPEERIHQMMETVQAKVLLSGADRPAPSSFEGQHLILCDGEITGVGDAEESLQVSGGSLDGPDDAMSCPSGAEDPAYVMFTSGSTGRPKGVSVSHRAIVRLVISTNYVAFAPDDRVMQGSNPSFDASILEVWGALLHGAQLEVFGQPTLLSPGAFREKVKTTGITKMFLTTSLFHHLADAVPDAFDTVHTLVVGGDALDPRWAAAVLERGGLEYLVNGYGPTETTTFATAHVLSSAPPQAKSLPIGKPISNSRAYVLDAHLQPPPVGIAGELYVGGHGVGLGYLNEPQLTAQRFLPDPFSAEPGARMYRTGDEARCRPDGSIEFLGRRDRQVKIRGFRIEPAEIEAILAVCPMVKEAALVVREDSPGDKRLVVYAASTATPAALRAYLTARLPPHHVPSRFVLMPSLPLTPNGKIDRAALPVPSRVVERSEVDERDLPSSSLERKLAAMWQELLRVDLVLRQDSFFELGGDSLLVARLLLRIEKEFEVSLPAEPLFTHPTFEALAQLVERRVRDEHQPSPGISQGYLTAEAILDPNIAPGHGKRASSAPPRHLLLTGATGFLGPFLLRDLLRSTDAQIHCLVRAANPLSGLHRIQETLVKYGLGDEFDPNRIVPVLGNLGGLGLGTGELEQLHEQIDAIYHSGAEISYVKPYQTHRDTNVGGTREILRLACTGKTKPLHYLSTVAVFGHLGHFTGTHIIREDEDLDHAVPHLGTEMGYSQSKWVAEKLVTTARGRGLPVNIYRPGFILGDSITGASNENDFIFRLIKGCILAGCFPALPRQRKVILPVDYASAAITSIALNPQAVGGTYHIVPSPAHDVELIQFFEWVVDAGYPLKKLPYADWVDRVVRCVETTPYNPLLPLVPMLTERVHDGLTRWELYEDMPAYDDSNARRALAGTGIACPVLDAARLNVYLNHQVRSGYLPEPRKASRVMPRAEAAPAEKAEGSISRPSRALEAVG from the coding sequence ATGAGAAACAACCCAGCCACCGCGCATATCGACGAACGCGACTGGATCCGCGCAGAACTGGAGCTGGTCCGATCCACGCCAGAACAGGATCTGGCGCCTCACGACGCGAAGTCGATCGAGGGGCTCGACGCACGCCTGTGTCGCCTCGCCGCGTGGAACGACACGCACACGGATTACCCGAAAGACGCCAACGTCTGCACACTCTTCGAGGCGATCGTGTCGGCATCGCCAGAGTCTCCCGCGGTCCGGTGTGAGGGGAAGACCCTCAGCTACGCGGAGCTGAATCGTCGTGCCAATCGGTTGGCGCGCAATCTGAAAGGTCTCGGCGTCGGGCCCGGCGTCCATGTGGCCCTGTTCGTGGAACGCTCCATCAACTTGCTTGTCGGGTTGCTCGGCACGCTCAAGGCGGGCGGAGTTCATGTTCCGATTGATCCGGGATATCCCGAGGAGCGAATCCACCAGATGATGGAAACCGTGCAGGCGAAGGTGCTCCTCTCTGGAGCCGACCGACCTGCTCCCTCGTCGTTCGAGGGGCAGCATCTCATCCTCTGTGATGGCGAGATCACCGGAGTGGGTGACGCAGAAGAATCGCTCCAGGTCTCCGGCGGTTCCCTCGATGGGCCGGACGACGCCATGAGCTGTCCGTCAGGTGCCGAGGATCCTGCCTATGTGATGTTCACATCCGGTTCGACAGGCAGGCCCAAAGGCGTCTCCGTATCTCATCGCGCCATCGTGCGGCTCGTCATATCGACCAACTATGTCGCGTTCGCGCCCGACGATCGGGTGATGCAAGGATCCAACCCATCATTCGACGCGTCCATCCTTGAAGTCTGGGGAGCCTTGCTCCACGGCGCGCAGCTCGAGGTTTTCGGACAGCCCACGCTTCTCTCTCCGGGTGCCTTTCGGGAGAAGGTCAAGACGACCGGCATCACCAAGATGTTTCTGACGACGTCGCTCTTCCACCATCTCGCAGACGCGGTTCCGGACGCCTTCGATACCGTTCATACGCTCGTCGTCGGAGGCGATGCCTTGGACCCCAGATGGGCCGCAGCCGTCCTGGAGCGTGGAGGTCTCGAGTACCTGGTGAACGGTTATGGGCCTACCGAGACCACGACCTTCGCGACGGCCCATGTGCTCAGCAGCGCGCCCCCGCAGGCGAAGAGTCTGCCGATCGGGAAACCCATCTCGAACAGCCGCGCCTATGTGCTCGACGCACATCTCCAGCCGCCCCCGGTAGGGATCGCAGGCGAACTGTATGTGGGGGGTCACGGCGTGGGCCTGGGCTATCTGAACGAGCCGCAGCTCACGGCCCAACGCTTCCTCCCCGATCCCTTCTCGGCCGAGCCGGGCGCCCGCATGTACAGAACCGGGGACGAGGCGAGATGCCGCCCAGACGGCAGCATCGAATTCCTCGGACGGCGGGATCGTCAGGTGAAGATCCGCGGCTTTCGCATCGAGCCTGCCGAGATCGAGGCCATCCTGGCCGTATGCCCGATGGTGAAGGAAGCAGCGCTCGTCGTCCGAGAGGACAGTCCGGGCGACAAGCGCCTCGTGGTCTACGCCGCCTCGACGGCCACGCCGGCGGCGTTGAGGGCTTACCTCACGGCCCGACTTCCCCCCCACCATGTGCCGTCCCGGTTCGTCTTGATGCCTTCGCTGCCGCTGACACCCAACGGCAAGATCGACCGCGCCGCCTTGCCTGTCCCCAGCCGCGTCGTGGAGCGCAGCGAGGTCGACGAGCGCGACCTTCCCAGCTCGTCGCTCGAGCGAAAACTCGCAGCGATGTGGCAAGAGCTCCTCAGGGTCGACCTCGTCCTCCGACAGGACTCGTTCTTCGAGCTGGGTGGTGACTCTTTGCTGGTCGCGCGGCTACTTCTCCGCATCGAGAAAGAGTTCGAGGTCTCGCTTCCAGCAGAGCCACTCTTCACCCACCCGACGTTCGAAGCGCTGGCCCAGCTCGTGGAGAGGCGTGTGCGTGACGAGCACCAGCCCTCGCCAGGAATTTCCCAGGGCTATCTGACGGCGGAAGCCATCCTCGACCCGAACATCGCCCCGGGCCACGGGAAGCGCGCCTCCAGTGCGCCGCCCCGACACCTGCTGCTGACGGGCGCGACCGGGTTCCTGGGACCCTTCTTGTTGCGCGACCTCCTGAGGAGTACCGACGCACAGATCCACTGCCTGGTCCGTGCCGCAAATCCTCTGAGTGGGCTGCATCGCATTCAGGAGACCCTGGTCAAATACGGTCTCGGCGATGAATTCGATCCGAATCGGATCGTACCCGTCCTCGGGAACCTGGGAGGCCTCGGGCTCGGCACGGGAGAGCTGGAGCAGCTCCACGAACAGATCGACGCCATCTACCATAGCGGTGCCGAGATCAGTTACGTCAAGCCGTACCAGACCCATCGCGACACGAATGTCGGCGGAACCCGAGAGATTCTGCGCCTCGCCTGCACCGGGAAGACGAAACCGCTGCACTACCTGTCCACGGTCGCCGTCTTCGGTCATCTCGGTCATTTCACCGGAACTCACATCATCCGTGAAGACGAGGACCTGGATCATGCCGTGCCTCATCTCGGCACCGAAATGGGCTACTCCCAGAGCAAATGGGTCGCGGAAAAACTGGTCACCACCGCCCGGGGTCGAGGTCTCCCGGTCAACATCTATCGACCGGGTTTCATCCTGGGAGATTCCATCACAGGGGCATCCAATGAAAACGATTTCATCTTCCGGCTGATCAAAGGGTGCATCCTGGCAGGTTGCTTTCCCGCTCTCCCTCGCCAGCGCAAAGTCATCCTGCCCGTCGATTACGCCAGCGCTGCCATCACCAGCATCGCGCTCAATCCGCAGGCGGTGGGTGGCACCTATCACATCGTTCCTTCTCCTGCGCACGACGTCGAGCTGATCCAGTTCTTCGAGTGGGTGGTCGATGCCGGCTACCCGCTGAAGAAGCTGCCGTATGCCGACTGGGTCGACAGGGTGGTGCGATGCGTCGAGACGACACCGTACAACCCGCTGCTGCCGCTCGTGCCGATGTTGACGGAGCGAGTTCACGACGGACTCACGCGCTGGGAACTCTATGAGGACATGCCGGCCTATGACGACAGCAACGCGCGCCGAGCGCTCGCGGGCACTGGCATTGCATGCCCTGTGCTGGATGCGGCGCGGCTCAACGTCTACCTGAACCATCAGGTGCGGTCCGGCTACCTCCCTGAGCCCCGCAAAGCTTCTCGCGTCATGCCGCGAGCGGAAGCGGCGCCGGCGGAGAAGGCGGAAGGCAGCATTTCCAGGCCCTCGAGAGCGCTCGAAGCGGTCGGGTGA